A part of Amycolatopsis lurida genomic DNA contains:
- the nadD gene encoding nicotinate-nucleotide adenylyltransferase translates to MSPRRIGVMGGTFDPIHHGHLVAASEVQARFALDEVIFVPTGQPWQKSDRVVTRAEDRYLMTVIATASNPVFSVSRVDIDRVGQTYTVDTLRDLRAEYPDDQLFFITGADALEQILTWRNADELFDLAHFIGVTRPGYRLNSQHLPSGKVSLVEVTAMAISSTACRERVEGGEPVWYLVPDGVVRYIAKKDLYRKDRGA, encoded by the coding sequence ATGTCACCACGCAGGATCGGGGTCATGGGCGGCACGTTCGACCCCATTCACCACGGGCACCTCGTCGCGGCCAGTGAGGTCCAGGCACGGTTCGCGCTCGACGAGGTCATCTTCGTGCCCACCGGTCAGCCGTGGCAGAAGTCCGACAGGGTGGTCACCCGCGCCGAGGACCGCTACCTGATGACGGTGATCGCGACGGCGTCCAACCCCGTGTTCTCGGTCAGCCGCGTCGACATCGACCGCGTCGGGCAGACCTACACCGTCGACACCTTGCGCGACCTGCGTGCCGAGTACCCGGACGACCAGCTGTTCTTCATCACCGGCGCCGACGCGCTCGAACAGATCCTCACCTGGCGCAACGCCGACGAGCTGTTCGACCTGGCGCATTTCATCGGCGTCACCAGGCCCGGCTACCGCCTCAATTCGCAGCATCTGCCGAGCGGGAAGGTGAGCCTGGTCGAAGTGACCGCGATGGCGATCTCGTCCACCGCGTGCCGCGAGCGCGTCGAAGGCGGGGAACCGGTCTGGTACCTCGTCCCCGACGGTGTGGTGCGCTACATCGCCAAAAAGGACCTCTATCGGAAAGACCGGGGTGCCTGA
- a CDS encoding histidine phosphatase family protein, translated as MSPRRLVLWRHGETDYNAAGRMQGHLDSALTPVGWNQARFAVPALARFSPDLVIASDLRRATDTATVLTEAIGVPLRIDKRLRETHLGEWQGFTGQQVDETYPGERARWRVDATWAPPGGESRVDVAERAMEVVADLDQPNSDAGDAVLLATHGGLIIALTAKLLGLPVPSWPSLGGIANCHWVELTRRDGDWRLAAYNAGITG; from the coding sequence GTGAGTCCGCGGCGGCTGGTGCTCTGGCGCCACGGCGAGACCGACTACAACGCGGCAGGCCGGATGCAGGGACATCTGGACTCCGCGTTGACACCGGTCGGCTGGAACCAGGCCAGGTTCGCCGTACCCGCGCTCGCCCGGTTCTCACCGGATCTGGTGATCGCCTCGGATCTGCGCCGCGCGACCGACACGGCCACGGTGCTCACCGAGGCCATCGGCGTCCCGCTGCGGATCGACAAGCGTCTTCGGGAAACCCATCTGGGTGAATGGCAGGGCTTCACCGGTCAGCAGGTCGACGAGACGTACCCCGGGGAACGCGCACGCTGGCGCGTCGACGCGACCTGGGCACCGCCCGGCGGTGAGTCGCGGGTCGACGTCGCCGAACGCGCGATGGAGGTCGTCGCGGACCTGGACCAGCCCAATTCCGACGCCGGTGACGCGGTACTGCTGGCCACGCACGGCGGCCTGATCATCGCGCTGACCGCGAAACTGCTCGGCCTGCCGGTCCCGTCCTGGCCTTCGCTGGGCGGGATCGCGAACTGTCATTGGGTCGAGCTGACCAGGCGCGACGGCGACTGGCGCCTGGCCGCCTACAACGCGGGCATCACCGGCTGA
- the octT gene encoding diglucosylglycerate octanoyltransferase, producing the protein MAPRLLVFGDSLSFHGPDGPHAADDARLWPNIAAEALGGTADLVAGFGWTARDAWWSLIGDPRVWADLHHVDAVVLAVGSMDTLPSPLPTYLRTGLRYLRPDPLRRVVRKAYLAAQPRLAIALRGRPVVLPSKLTVHYLDTAVGALRTLRPELPIFGMLPSVHRSDSYGRVHTARAGAAAALAAWGRRADVPLLDLEAVVGDHVLSGRGNLDGMHWGWEGHAAVGAEMARLMAPVLRPAAT; encoded by the coding sequence ATGGCCCCGCGCCTGCTGGTGTTCGGCGATTCCCTCAGCTTCCACGGCCCGGACGGCCCACACGCCGCCGACGACGCGCGTCTGTGGCCCAACATCGCCGCCGAAGCACTCGGCGGCACCGCGGACCTCGTCGCCGGGTTCGGCTGGACCGCCCGTGACGCCTGGTGGTCGTTGATCGGTGATCCGCGTGTCTGGGCCGACCTCCATCACGTCGACGCCGTCGTGCTGGCCGTCGGCAGCATGGACACCCTACCCTCGCCGCTGCCCACCTACCTGCGCACCGGTCTCCGCTATCTGCGGCCCGACCCGCTGCGGCGCGTGGTGCGCAAGGCGTATCTGGCCGCTCAGCCGCGGCTCGCGATCGCCCTCCGCGGACGTCCGGTGGTCTTGCCGTCGAAGCTCACCGTCCACTATCTCGACACCGCAGTCGGAGCCTTGCGCACGCTGCGACCGGAGCTGCCGATCTTCGGCATGCTGCCCTCCGTGCATCGATCCGACTCGTACGGCCGCGTCCACACCGCCCGCGCCGGTGCCGCCGCGGCCCTCGCCGCCTGGGGGCGGCGCGCGGACGTGCCGCTGCTGGATCTCGAAGCCGTCGTCGGTGACCATGTGCTGAGCGGGCGGGGCAATCTGGACGGGATGCACTGGGGGTGGGAGGGACATGCCGCCGTCGGCGCGGAAATGGCCCGCCTGATGGCCCCGGTGCTCCGCCCCGCGGCAACGTAG
- the rsfS gene encoding ribosome silencing factor has protein sequence MTATSEARELAVAAAHAAADKKASDVVVLDVSDQLVITDAFVIASAPNERQVGAIVDNVEEQLRLGGHKPVRREGAREGRWVLLDYVDVVIHVQHQEERSFYGLERLWKDCPRIEVAGLETPAEEDPADAQGAS, from the coding sequence GTGACAGCCACGTCCGAGGCACGAGAGCTGGCCGTAGCGGCCGCCCATGCGGCGGCGGACAAGAAGGCGAGCGACGTGGTCGTGCTGGACGTGTCCGACCAGCTGGTGATCACCGACGCCTTCGTCATCGCGTCCGCGCCCAACGAACGCCAGGTCGGCGCCATCGTCGACAACGTCGAGGAGCAGCTCCGGCTCGGGGGGCACAAGCCCGTCCGCCGTGAGGGCGCCCGCGAGGGCCGCTGGGTCCTGCTGGATTACGTCGACGTCGTCATCCACGTCCAGCACCAAGAGGAACGCTCCTTCTACGGTCTCGAGCGGCTCTGGAAGGACTGCCCGCGGATCGAGGTCGCCGGTCTGGAGACACCCGCCGAGGAGGACCCCGCCGACGCGCAAGGCGCCTCGTGA